Genomic segment of Pochonia chlamydosporia 170 chromosome 1, whole genome shotgun sequence:
AATCTTCATCATGCGTTCGTGGGGGTTGGACTCGAGTTCCTGCCGTAGGCTGGGCGGCGTCTCTGACCCGTCAACTAACTCGGTGACGTGGCCCATTTCTGGATTCTGATTGCTAGATTGATAGTATGGCGTTGAGGTCGTCGATGCATTCAGATTGCTTTTAGAAGCGTTGCCTTGCTCAGGGATGGGCGGTAGCAAGCCGCGGGCTCGTTTGTGGGTGCTGCCCATGTTTCCGGTGGGATCCATTGTTGATTGGAAAAAGTCCCCCAAGTCGACCACACTGCCTTGGTGTGACGGCTGCCCTTGGTTGGTAATCATGCTTGAGATGATGTCGCTGACGCTCTGTGTGTTGCCCTGGTCTTCTAGGGTCTTTCTGAAGACGTTTGCCAAGAAGTTGAGGATAGCATTGATAGAGTTCTGATGTCGGTCGTGCTGGGACTGGAACATGAGTGCTTGGTTGTATAAgtcgttgttgttgcgtTGTAATCGGTTGATTGCCCCGAGAATCATCTTCTGTTGCTCTCTGACCTTGGTCAACTCCTCCCTGATCAACGACATTTCCTTCTTGGGCAGCTGTTGAGATTCTGAGGGTGGTGGAGGCAGGGCCCGAGGTGGTGGTGCACTTGGTCCAGCTGTCACGTTCTGAGTAGTTCCCTCATCTAGGATCTGATCTTCGTCACTATCGACCTCGAGACCCTCATTCTTGCTGGACGCCTTTTTAGACGATCTtgtcttgggcttgttgaTGAGCCACAGTAGATTTGGGTGGCCCCGTCGAAAGAAGGGATTATGATACTCGCTGGGGCTCTTGTTTTTGCGCTCGCTCGCTCGCATCGAGTTATCCGACAAGCCCACCCGTTTGTGGAAGCCATACATGTTGAGTTGCCGAACAAAAGAGGCATAGTTGTTGTGCTTAAACAACTCTGGGATAAGAGTCTTGGCAAactcatcctcgtcaagaaCAATGAAGGAGTCGCCCTTTTCTGACCAGCGAATGAAGTGTTCGTTTTTCGGGTCCTCCAGAAAGCTACACGGAGATTTAGTTAGCTTCCACAATATCCCTAGACGAATCGAGGATACCACAACTCCAAATCTCTCTTTCAGAAAACTTACCTGCTTAGTTTCTGAACAAACGGTGGAATCCCCTTCCGCTTGCCCTGAGCATCCCGCTTCGCCTTTtgcgccatctcctccagcGCCTCAACGTTGCTGAATCaaaccctcctcctcgttcTGCGGCAGGTGATTGTTCCCATCGCCGAAGCCCGTCCACGGCTCCACGGAAGCGTCAAAGTTTCGAGGATGCGTCGCAATCAGTGCTTGATTCATGTCTCGTCGCGCAAGACTGTTGGAAGTTGCGGGGACCTGTGTATACTGAGGTTGGGTAGGCATCAAGCCGTACGGATTGGCAGCCTGTGCTGAGGTGTCGACAAAGTCAGTTCCGTCGCCGTTCCATCTCAGCATATTGTCTGGAACAGCATTATCCGCAGGAAACGGCTGCTGCATGCGCTGCGGGTAGTTCACCATTGGTGACGCGCCTGGCGCCGCTCGCTTTCTCGAATTCGGCGCGGACATGAGGATCTGAAGAGTTACGCTTGGGGAGCAGGTCGACCGGTCGGGCGAGATGAAAATGCAGCACGCTTGCGTCGTTTGCCCCAAGTTGACACGCGCTGCAAGGTTATCGTGTTGAGAGAGAAATAAACCTTCTCCTTAGCAAAATGATGAGCTCGGGTGTGCGCTGCGTGGTTGAAGAGGATTGTAATGTTTTTTCCCCTAGTTCTTGTGTTTCGTTATTTCAGCCTCGTTTCTTGGGTTCTGGCCCAGATTGTTCGTCAGAtgacaagcagcagcaggctgACACGATCTGTGCAATGGAGCACAGAATTGACGACGCGCAAATAGATGACTTGTAGGATAGGCAGCGAGGACGGCACTGCAATGAGCACCCCTTCTCGAATGCCGTTCCGTCGACGAGGCGGTCTACGTGTTTTTGGTAGGACTGCGGAATAAGGCTCTGTTCTGTTGGTGTGTCGATTTTCTGCGGgtctgtgatggatggatggatggatggatggatggatgcagCACCAGGGAAGGAAGCAACAAGGTGGGACGCGGAGGAATCACAAACTTTTTTTGGTTTCCGCCCGCCCGTATTGATAGCAACTGTTGCAATGGTCGAGATATAACGTCGCAGCAATCGAGGTGCGCTGTGTGTCGCGGGTATCGTTttgtcgaggatgatgaaatTATCATTAGAGGCGGCGTGAGATTGGCAACGTACGTCCCAATCTGCCACAGGATAGCACGGATCAGGAGTTATCGATTAGATCATCCcggccagccagaccagacttttAGGTTCGACATGGGCACAATTGTGAACCTTGACCCGACTTGaccgttcaatgttccaggTTTCAAAGTTCCACTCCGCACTCAAATTCTGTCCACTAACAGCGCTTCTAACGGCCAATGCGGATATGGACTCCGTAATGATGACTGCAAGCTGTTCACGTCCTGTCTCCATCACTGTCAAAGTTCGTCCATGCCGCATCAATTTTGATGGGTCTTACTCAGTCAAAGTCACTCACTGGTCCTTCTCCGCCAGTCCTCTGCCAAGACTCCGGGATCCCCTCGTTGTGAATCTCAGATTCGATTCATCACGTGACTCTattgttcaatgtttggtcaATCGTTGTGCATGCATTGTGCATGCAGACTCTAGACAAATACTCTAAATGTTTCATcacagtactgtacagtacagtactcCATACTAGAACAACCTCACCCGGCATACCAAGTCTCAATGTAATTCAACCAGCTTCACAACCCAGGGTATCACCGCACTTCACATGCTCATTTAGCCCCCCTTCCAGCCAGTGAACTCGCCCtcgccaacttggcatttcGCGCCTGATCCCTCGCTTGGTCCCATGCCCTCGATCCTCCTCCCAGCTTCGCCTCCCGTTCTGCCCTCTTATCCTCTTTCAGTGTCCTTGCCTTCTCTCTAGGATCAATAACCACCAGCTCTTCTTCCGCCTTCTTCCGGTTACTCAGGTCTTTGCCCAGTCTATCCGCCGCAAACGACAGTGAATGTGACATCCATCCCTCATCATCGCtctcctccttgtcctgctTGTCCCAGGCCGTGCAGCTTTGGCAATTGGCTATGAAGTGCAAATCACAGAGCTCTGCTTCCTCATCCGCAGCCGCAGAttcctccttgtcctcgcCTCCCTGTTTTGTAGATTCTGGCACTTCTTTCTCTGGCGGCGCCTTGTCCAGTCTTGACTGAAAAGCACGTAATAGATTCATAGCTGCTTGATCGTCGCTTGTGCTTGCGTTATTGCCTCCTGGTCTTCGTTTTCTTGCCCGCATCGATGATTCCGGTATCAAGGATTCTAAAGccgacttcttctttgtttcttctgTTGGCTGTTCCGAGTGAATGGTTCGGCGCATCGAGGCCTTTAATGCCGCTAGTTCTTCATTGGCTTTCTCAAGAGCCGTCTTCTTGGGGGCCTGTGGCTCCTCTGGCAAGTCTTCTGACTGTTGCCTAGCTTTGCCTCTTGATTCACGGGCTTGCTTCGTATTCTGCTCATCATCTGAAGGCGTCTTCTCCTCGGCGGAAGGCTCCTGTAGCacaggctgcttcttctgctccgCTTTAGAagacttcttcttggcgaccTTGTCCCTGTTTGGCTCATTTTCCTGTTCCTCCTCTTGAGCAATCAGCCTCgtgtcaaacttggccttcTTAAACACcggctcctcctcctcctcgccctcctcatcaccaaaactAAGCAATTGTTTACCTcccttcctcttcttcttcttcgatTTGTCCGCTTGAGTAGATTTCTGCACGGCATGTGTCGCAACCCTAgacctcttcttcatgtccTCAAACGGATTCACCAAAATTTCTATCCTCTCAATCTTGACGGCGTATAATGGCCTCTCACTTGCCTCATCCACTTCTGACTCTCcaatcttggccaaattATAGATCGTGTCGCCTGCAACCCTTCCGAAGAGGGTATTCTTTCCATTCAGCTCCTCGGTTTTATCCAGCGTGAAGAAGAACTGGCTGCCATTCGTATCCGTTCGACTTTCGTTGGCCATGCCCAACAAGCCTCTTCGATTAAATTTTAGCCGGGAGTGGAATTCGTCTTTGAAGTTAATGCCCGTAGGACCTGCATTTATACCCCGTCTCTCGTCCATCGGCCATGGGTCGAGGTCGCCGCTAAACGCGCCGCCGTCGTAGATGGATTCACCTCCATTGCCTGTCCCTGTAGGGTCGCCACCTTGCAGAATAAAGTTAGGAACCAGTCTATGGAATATCGTACCATCGTAGTATCCGTCGAGGCTGTGTTGCAGGAAGTTTCGACAGGTTAGAGGTGTTTGTTTTGCAAAGAGCTCGACCAGAATCTCGCCAAGGGTGGTGTGGATGATTGCGGACGCCGTTGGCTGCGGCTCGAGATTGTAAATCGCCGACATGGTCTACTCTTGTTTGGGGTATATGCTCGGCCGTAGAGAGATTTCGGGGTGAGCTGCCTTGCACGGCACTCTTCTGGCTTCGCTTCTTTGTTGATGATAAAATGCCAAGCTTGCCTTGTCGCGAGCAATTGAAGTGGCCCACTCTGAGTTATCGATAAGACACCCAGCTCAACTCACATGTGCCGGGTTATGAATGGTTGAACAGGCCAGAGACATTCGCCAACTGCACAACTATCAAGGGTTTACTAGTCTTAGTATTTTAGCTTTCATGATTTAAACACTTGGTGCATGAAATATTCTTCGTGTATTGGAATATTATCAAGGGGTCAACTGCGACACGTTTACAATAGCCACTACTCAGCATACCCAAGGGGAACCTTGTAAAGTAGAGTTGCCCTTCGCCACCGCTTTGCATTTCTATCATCGCAATCAAGTTTGAAATTCATGAACATGACACATATAGCGTTTATATCCTAAAGCATGTCGTCGTTTGTCTTCCACCCAGCTCCGAGTATATCCTGTTCTAAGCTTTGCGCCGGTGTGTTTGTTCAAAACATTGCTAAAACAATCTGGACTTGGTCAGTTTAGTGCTCCCTGTATTTGCAACGCACCAGAAAGGCTCACCTATAAACTGCCTCGTTATTGTTGGTATTTGGACCAATTGACAGGTCATGGTCCCGGCTACAGTTGCGTCAGCTCTCACATGGACATCGACCCAATTTCCTTCACCAACCATCCGACGTCACAATGTGCAGGCGCCCAACGCACCGCGCACAATGTCCAAGATGAACCTGTCCGAGGGCATGCAAGTTCGAGCGGAGCGTCGGCGACCAAACAGCCCAGCTAGCCTTATCAAGGAAGTGACGCCAAGCATACTATTGAAAGTCACCGAACGAACAAGCTAATGCTTGTCTTGTTTTGTACGAGCGTATGCCACCAGCTGCTGAAATGTGAAGATTAAAACACATCCAGCAGATAAGATGTACAAAGCGGCTCTAAAGTTCGATTACACTTTCGGTCTCAGCGTTTGTAGATTCAGGGCTCGTGGTATCCTGGCGAATATGGTAAGGTAGTTTGGTCTGAATCCGCCTGCGCAATGTTTCGAAACGCTGTTCAAAAAAGATGGCCATCTTTGTCCAGCTGTCTCCCCTGAAGTCTTCTCGATAACTGTCAATCATATCTTCGACTTTGGCTTTGATGTTGGGGTCGTCCGTGGTAGCCCATGCGACACATAATGTCTTGGGCATGTATGTTGTTCCTAGGGGACGGAAACTCCAGGCTCGCGCTGCTGATTCAAGGACCACATTTGAGGAAACCTCCTCCTGTTCTTTGAGCGTAGAGTCGTGGGGTTGGAAGATTTGGAGCGTCCTCCGAATGATGGCCATCAAAGTGTGTAAGACGCATACGGCAGACTCGCAAATGGTGTAGCCTTTATAGTAAGTGATATCCAGGCCCTTCATAACAACTTCATGTAGCTGCACTGCAATTGGAATAATCTTTCTTGCTT
This window contains:
- a CDS encoding heat shock factor protein (similar to Verticillium alfalfae VaMs.102 XP_003004262.1), which translates into the protein MSAPNSRKRAAPGASPMVNYPQRMQQPFPADNAVPDNMLRWNGDGTDFVDTSAQAANPYGLMPTQPQYTQVPATSNSLARRDMNQALIATHPRNFDASVEPNVEALEEMAQKAKRDAQGKRKGIPPFVQKLSSFLEDPKNEHFIRWSEKGDSFIVLDEDEFAKTLIPELFKHNNYASFVRQLNMYGFHKRVGLSDNSMRASERKNKSPSEYHNPFFRRGHPNLLWLINKPKTRSSKKASSKNEGLEVDSDEDQILDEGTTQNVTAGPSAPPPRALPPPPSESQQLPKKEMSLIREELTKVREQQKMILGAINRLQRNNNDLYNQALMFQSQHDRHQNSINAILNFLANVFRKTLEDQGNTQSVSDIISSMITNQGQPSHQGSVVDLGDFFQSTMDPTGNMGSTHKRARGLLPPIPEQGNASKSNLNASTTSTPYYQSSNQNPEMGHVTELVDGSETPPSLRQELESNPHERMMKIINDHNATNTSGMDLPEAAELVANAPNTLNKDQRSKLVDFMAGQSSASPPSQPPSASTSAKPTPAAQPRSNKGSVSPAPASAPSENTGLPSLSPIMRSPQMVPPSINQINTNQMDLDQLQRLQSDQDAKIHELSELLGPLSPSGRIPGIDDGNEAYFDQPPVDMDQFFDSSAFLNDANFGADGDDFNFNIDGAADDPPKNGDGEPSPAGTEEIHRDDLDVAPTEGNKRRRMG
- a CDS encoding peptidyl-prolyl isomerase CWC27 (similar to Verticillium alfalfae VaMs.102 XP_003004263.1), which produces MSAIYNLEPQPTASAIIHTTLGEILVELFAKQTPLTCRNFLQHSLDGYYDGTIFHRLVPNFILQGGDPTGTGNGGESIYDGGAFSGDLDPWPMDERRGINAGPTGINFKDEFHSRLKFNRRGLLGMANESRTDTNGSQFFFTLDKTEELNGKNTLFGRVAGDTIYNLAKIGESEVDEASERPLYAVKIERIEILVNPFEDMKKRSRVATHAVQKSTQADKSKKKKRKGGKQLLSFGDEEGEEEEEPVFKKAKFDTRLIAQEEEQENEPNRDKVAKKKSSKAEQKKQPVLQEPSAEEKTPSDDEQNTKQARESRGKARQQSEDLPEEPQAPKKTALEKANEELAALKASMRRTIHSEQPTEETKKKSALESLIPESSMRARKRRPGGNNASTSDDQAAMNLLRAFQSRLDKAPPEKEVPESTKQGGEDKEESAAADEEAELCDLHFIANCQSCTAWDKQDKEESDDEGWMSHSLSFAADRLGKDLSNRKKAEEELVVIDPREKARTLKEDKRAEREAKLGGGSRAWDQARDQARNAKLARASSLAGRGAK